One window of Helicobacter winghamensis ATCC BAA-430 genomic DNA carries:
- a CDS encoding efflux RND transporter permease subunit, whose amino-acid sequence MSKFAITHPISALMFVLALVFFGSDALRRLSVSLYPNVDVPVITITTVYPGANPEIVEGKVTDRIEEAVSGIESLKKITSTSADSVSIVVVEFELEKDINIAANDVRDKISTISFGSEVKSPIVEKFDVGGAPIVSLFITPKKPIKNTQELLELNLHTDLNVKPLIQRIKGVGKVNLVGYLEREIKISPNPSALNKYNLSFSDIARAINAQNIEIDGGRLINEKREWKILTKADATSVQDLGNILIAQGIKLSDIAVILDSTKEQRSFSNLATPQGSHSGILLEVQKITGANEIEIANSLKAILPELQAMDEKYELHLVRDTTNYIKDTIAAVEFDLILGAFLAVFVVFVFLRNWRITFIASLSIPTSVMGVFALMYAFGMTLNLATMIAITLAIGIIIDDAIVVIENIYKKIENGEERKKAAYDGVKEIGFALVAISCMLLAVFIPIANMSGVTGRFFTSFGITLAGAIVISYLVVITFIPMLSARIVDTQAVNSRFYLWSEKYFKALEQFYLSVLGWVLRHKALVIGGILSVFVASLFLVARLGIEFLPSEDKAEFDIKLVSKPGISLQEMQYQTLEIQEHLQTLSEVEYSILNIGFTAEQKVYEAKIYVRLSPYNKRERSLKEIIESLRGDYKPFSERFKMEIAIIEIPQISLGEDDSPLQMAIFSQNPNALASSVQKIQNLMEQSGKYLDIHTDVKAQTPQIRLKINRILAAQYGFSAKEIAIALNSAFSGVQEVSYYRENGKEYNIVLLSPKKDSIVDISYLSLRNAQGQNVFLDGLVEIEEVAAVTNVKRYDRQRSVMVYANLSENVSLGEATNYLEQNKAQWLEDGVHYKVEGYAKYMQETNAAFVVAMVSALFLIYFILASLYESLLEPVIIMITLPLSFTGAFLALFLSGASLSLFSIMGLMLLMGLVGKNATLIIDVANEKREEGMDIDNAILHAGVLRLRPILMTTIAMVFGMLPLALAGGAGSGIKSPMGIAMIGGLLVAMVLSLLIVPAFYKILAPLDTRLRKWYA is encoded by the coding sequence ATGTCAAAATTTGCTATCACGCATCCTATTAGTGCCTTAATGTTTGTATTAGCTCTTGTGTTTTTTGGGAGTGATGCACTAAGGCGTTTAAGCGTTTCGCTTTATCCTAATGTCGATGTGCCTGTAATTACAATCACTACCGTTTATCCCGGAGCAAATCCAGAGATTGTAGAAGGAAAGGTTACAGATAGGATAGAAGAAGCAGTTAGTGGAATAGAATCGCTTAAGAAAATCACTTCCACAAGTGCTGATAGTGTGAGCATTGTTGTAGTGGAGTTTGAGTTAGAAAAAGATATTAATATTGCCGCAAATGATGTGCGCGATAAGATTTCTACAATTAGTTTTGGAAGCGAAGTTAAATCTCCCATTGTGGAGAAGTTTGATGTAGGTGGTGCACCGATTGTTTCGCTCTTTATCACTCCCAAAAAGCCTATAAAAAACACGCAAGAGCTGTTGGAATTAAATTTGCACACAGATTTAAATGTTAAACCCTTAATTCAGCGGATTAAAGGTGTGGGGAAAGTCAATTTAGTTGGGTATTTAGAAAGAGAGATTAAAATTAGTCCAAATCCTAGCGCATTAAACAAATATAATCTTAGCTTTAGTGATATTGCACGCGCGATTAATGCGCAAAACATTGAAATTGATGGAGGTCGGCTAATCAATGAAAAAAGAGAGTGGAAAATCTTAACAAAAGCCGATGCTACAAGTGTGCAAGACTTAGGAAATATCCTTATCGCACAAGGGATTAAACTAAGCGATATTGCAGTTATTTTAGATTCCACAAAAGAACAAAGAAGCTTTTCAAATCTTGCAACACCACAAGGAAGTCATAGCGGAATCTTACTAGAAGTGCAAAAAATCACGGGGGCAAATGAGATTGAAATTGCTAATTCTTTAAAAGCCATTTTACCGGAGTTGCAAGCAATGGACGAGAAGTATGAATTACATCTTGTGCGTGATACGACAAATTATATTAAAGATACGATTGCTGCTGTGGAGTTTGATTTAATTTTAGGAGCGTTTTTAGCTGTGTTTGTGGTGTTCGTATTTTTGCGCAATTGGCGCATTACCTTTATTGCAAGCCTTAGTATTCCTACTTCTGTAATGGGTGTTTTTGCGCTGATGTATGCCTTTGGTATGACGCTAAACCTTGCAACAATGATTGCCATAACTCTTGCTATTGGAATTATTATTGATGATGCTATTGTTGTGATTGAAAATATTTATAAAAAAATTGAAAATGGAGAAGAGCGCAAAAAGGCAGCTTATGATGGGGTAAAAGAGATTGGATTTGCTCTTGTGGCGATTTCTTGTATGCTACTTGCCGTGTTTATTCCTATTGCAAATATGAGTGGGGTAACAGGGCGGTTTTTTACTTCTTTTGGGATTACACTTGCTGGTGCGATTGTAATTTCTTATTTAGTTGTGATTACCTTTATTCCAATGCTAAGTGCGCGTATTGTGGATACACAGGCAGTAAATAGTAGATTTTATCTTTGGAGTGAAAAATACTTTAAGGCTTTAGAGCAATTTTATCTATCTGTGTTAGGGTGGGTTTTAAGGCATAAAGCACTTGTAATAGGTGGAATCCTAAGCGTATTTGTGGCTTCTTTGTTTTTGGTTGCGCGTTTAGGGATTGAGTTTTTGCCATCAGAAGACAAGGCGGAGTTTGATATTAAGCTAGTTAGCAAGCCAGGAATTTCTTTGCAAGAAATGCAATACCAAACTTTAGAGATTCAAGAACATTTGCAAACTTTAAGTGAAGTGGAATATAGTATTTTAAATATTGGATTTACTGCGGAGCAAAAGGTGTATGAAGCCAAGATTTATGTGCGTCTTAGCCCTTATAACAAGCGCGAACGCTCGCTTAAAGAGATTATAGAGTCTTTAAGAGGAGATTATAAGCCTTTTTCTGAGAGGTTTAAAATGGAGATTGCTATTATTGAAATTCCACAAATTAGTTTGGGTGAAGATGATTCTCCTTTACAAATGGCAATTTTCTCACAAAATCCAAATGCGCTTGCAAGTAGCGTGCAAAAGATTCAAAACTTAATGGAGCAAAGTGGCAAATACCTCGATATTCACACAGATGTTAAAGCGCAAACACCTCAAATTCGCCTTAAAATTAATCGTATTTTAGCTGCACAATATGGCTTTAGTGCTAAAGAGATTGCCATTGCTTTAAATAGTGCTTTTAGTGGCGTGCAGGAAGTTTCATATTATAGGGAAAATGGGAAAGAGTATAACATTGTATTGTTGAGTCCTAAAAAGGATTCCATTGTTGATATTAGTTATCTTAGTTTAAGAAATGCACAAGGGCAAAATGTATTTTTAGATGGGCTTGTGGAGATTGAAGAAGTAGCGGCAGTTACAAATGTGAAGCGTTATGATAGGCAACGCAGTGTGATGGTGTATGCAAATTTAAGTGAAAATGTGAGTTTAGGGGAAGCTACAAATTATTTAGAGCAAAATAAAGCACAATGGCTAGAAGATGGTGTGCATTATAAAGTGGAAGGATATGCAAAATATATGCAAGAAACAAATGCCGCCTTTGTGGTAGCTATGGTTTCAGCTTTGTTTTTGATTTATTTCATTTTAGCCTCCTTGTATGAGTCGCTTTTAGAGCCTGTGATTATTATGATAACCTTGCCTTTGAGTTTTACAGGGGCTTTTTTGGCGTTGTTTTTAAGTGGAGCAAGTTTGAGTTTGTTTAGCATTATGGGGCTTATGCTTTTAATGGGGCTTGTAGGTAAGAATGCAACGCTTATCATTGATGTGGCAAATGAGAAGCGCGAAGAGGGGATGGATATTGATAATGCAATTTTACACGCAGGTGTGCTTAGATTGCGTCCAATTTTAATGACAACCATTGCAATGGTGTTTGGAATGTTACCTTTAGCGCTTGCTGGTGGAGCTGGAAGTGGGATAAAATCGCCAATGGGGATAGCGATGATTGGGGGATTGCTTGTTGCAATGGTGTTAAGCTTGCTAATTGTGCCAGCGTTTTATAAGATTTTAGCACCACTTGATACGCGTTTAAGAAAATGGTATGCATAA
- the dba gene encoding disulfide bond formation protein Dba has product MEFLELLMVLIAMILIIKKPEKEKLAFNLVMISWVIMIVLYIAHKSSALLTNMNL; this is encoded by the coding sequence ATGGAGTTTTTAGAACTTCTGATGGTTTTAATTGCGATGATTTTAATCATCAAAAAACCAGAAAAAGAAAAACTGGCTTTTAATCTTGTAATGATTTCGTGGGTAATTATGATTGTGCTTTACATTGCGCATAAATCAAGTGCATTGCTTACAAATATGAATCTTTAA
- a CDS encoding efflux RND transporter periplasmic adaptor subunit, translated as MKTWICGILSVVVFALGLKAESQIQKEVYATFEVQATQSALLALSANGVVDRIYVEIGSVVKKGDKLLELRAKDLKENVQVAKAGLEALRVKHSFLSKQFKRYEKSKDALDLNTFEKVQAEYKASVFELQRAEANYALQKELLENTILYAPFSGVISQKFVEVGDGVGAISSKAFALESLEKKAIIHFDSRYFEVVQVGDSFAYKIDGILQDSKLTLHKIYPSVDKNTKKAIAESLIKESKIPSGIFGDGMIYLSPKKSNKKPKRVL; from the coding sequence TTGAAAACTTGGATTTGTGGAATTTTGAGTGTTGTAGTATTTGCGCTTGGGCTAAAGGCAGAATCGCAAATACAAAAAGAAGTCTATGCAACTTTTGAAGTGCAAGCAACACAAAGTGCGCTTTTAGCTCTTAGTGCAAATGGAGTTGTGGATAGAATTTATGTAGAAATTGGGAGTGTTGTTAAAAAAGGTGATAAACTTTTAGAATTAAGGGCAAAAGATTTAAAAGAAAATGTGCAAGTGGCTAAGGCAGGCTTAGAAGCCTTAAGAGTAAAGCATAGTTTTCTATCTAAACAATTTAAGCGCTATGAAAAGTCTAAAGACGCGTTAGATTTAAACACATTTGAAAAAGTTCAAGCAGAATACAAGGCAAGTGTTTTTGAGCTTCAACGCGCAGAAGCAAACTATGCATTACAAAAAGAATTGCTAGAAAACACGATTCTTTATGCGCCCTTTAGTGGAGTGATTAGCCAAAAGTTTGTGGAAGTTGGTGATGGAGTTGGGGCTATTTCAAGCAAGGCATTTGCCCTAGAATCCTTAGAGAAAAAGGCAATTATCCATTTTGATTCACGCTATTTTGAAGTGGTGCAAGTGGGAGACAGCTTTGCCTATAAGATTGATGGAATCTTGCAAGATTCTAAACTCACACTTCACAAGATCTACCCTAGTGTGGATAAAAATACCAAAAAGGCAATAGCGGAAAGCTTAATAAAGGAATCCAAAATCCCATCAGGTATCTTTGGCGATGGAATGATTTATCTCTCGCCTAAAAAGTCTAATAAAAAGCCAAAAAGAGTGTTGTAA
- the dsbI gene encoding disulfide bond formation protein DsbI has protein sequence MTENVKAKNFYTLMCLAGFLIILLPVGIANLVFGYMLGDSPCTLCWGQRQAMIYIGVIAFFIIRYGIKGKYVSALLIVTAFGLYQSLAHFGNHAMRDLDQGFGLAVFGIHTYFWAEVVFWAVVLLLGVIFAFAPKFGEFDTEMAGKKIRDWTKFSFIAVLITTFIIASNVFQAFVSTGIPPYAGQGDPVRFSLNPKYIIWSTDYWNSKLKGFSFLGARDVKAPDYAFAPAGQKLGIVFDNDSKNAPLNVDEALEVATSKDIEFSKPINTLNYIYGEYVVSSKFDVAFLDDAFKEKSSFQLDPYFSATIDPIIGIIPYMDNKYILMGSNKSFLRFQQNPNASEVKQYADFIKGADKFEGQGEGLGRGRLDTVRSKFFHTASIASDGKYFYLATTPNNKNAKTLVISKFSLKDRILSAEFIPNATLKEGKTLGDLYITSMVYHKGELYALSKNHNVIVVINPQSESITKTISYPQTITNARSLLISENGTFQILSYQDGKNILFTLK, from the coding sequence ATGACTGAAAATGTAAAAGCAAAAAATTTCTACACACTTATGTGTTTAGCAGGATTTTTAATTATTTTATTACCTGTGGGTATTGCAAATCTTGTGTTTGGCTATATGCTAGGGGATAGCCCTTGCACGCTATGCTGGGGACAACGCCAAGCAATGATTTATATCGGTGTGATTGCGTTTTTTATCATTAGATATGGAATTAAAGGCAAATATGTTTCTGCACTATTAATTGTTACTGCATTTGGATTGTATCAATCTCTTGCACACTTTGGAAACCACGCTATGCGTGATTTGGATCAAGGGTTTGGGCTAGCTGTTTTTGGAATCCATACTTATTTTTGGGCAGAAGTTGTGTTTTGGGCAGTTGTTTTATTACTAGGTGTAATTTTCGCATTTGCTCCAAAATTTGGAGAATTTGATACAGAAATGGCTGGCAAAAAAATTAGAGATTGGACAAAATTCTCATTTATTGCTGTGCTTATTACAACATTTATCATTGCTTCAAATGTTTTTCAAGCCTTTGTAAGCACCGGGATTCCACCTTATGCAGGGCAAGGAGATCCAGTAAGATTTAGTTTAAATCCTAAATATATCATTTGGTCTACTGATTATTGGAATAGCAAGCTTAAGGGATTCTCATTTTTAGGCGCAAGAGATGTTAAAGCACCAGATTACGCATTTGCTCCTGCAGGCCAAAAACTTGGAATCGTATTTGACAACGATAGCAAAAATGCTCCTTTAAATGTTGATGAAGCATTAGAAGTTGCAACAAGCAAAGACATTGAATTTTCAAAGCCTATTAATACATTAAATTACATTTATGGTGAGTATGTTGTGAGCTCAAAATTTGATGTTGCTTTCTTAGATGATGCGTTTAAAGAAAAATCAAGCTTCCAGCTAGATCCTTATTTTTCAGCAACGATTGATCCAATCATCGGCATTATCCCTTATATGGATAACAAATATATCTTAATGGGATCTAACAAATCCTTTTTACGATTCCAACAAAACCCAAATGCGTCTGAAGTTAAGCAATACGCAGACTTTATCAAAGGTGCAGATAAATTTGAAGGACAAGGTGAAGGCTTAGGCAGAGGTCGTTTAGATACGGTAAGATCCAAGTTTTTCCACACTGCAAGCATAGCAAGTGATGGCAAGTATTTCTATCTTGCAACAACACCAAATAACAAAAATGCCAAAACACTTGTGATTAGTAAATTCTCTCTAAAAGATAGAATCCTATCCGCAGAATTTATCCCAAATGCAACACTTAAAGAAGGCAAAACACTCGGTGATTTATACATTACTTCTATGGTGTATCACAAAGGAGAACTTTATGCACTTAGCAAAAACCACAATGTGATTGTTGTGATTAATCCACAAAGTGAGAGCATAACAAAAACTATTAGCTACCCACAAACAATTACAAATGCTAGAAGCTTGTTAATTTCAGAAAATGGAACTTTCCAAATCTTAAGTTATCAAGATGGCAAGAACATTCTTTTCACACTAAAATAA
- a CDS encoding TolC family protein, translating to MILKKFCVLLLGFCAFVRADSVLDSIHLKALLQNVRENPLIEARNTESKALRSEKKALYGEYLPKVALGYAYQNTLNPDIFYPKRVDGMFLEAQWLLFDGLKREGKLETAEYKIKAKEAQAKSTKDKLELKIIQEYFNALSVEGKLNALKHQQKELKESIAKYEKFYGVGLATLDTLEAIKAQSYQNSYAIESLKLAYKAHLEQLSLLSGVQVTLLNARAKLQEVSLEIQKQQREDLQANFYATKAMESAKSQYTYFPQIALTNRYTRYNYHNRNIPLLPFNIPLEDPSYQNIFGISISFTLFDSFATLRARESARLNALAANLKYAYLKNSQDKELIIAKEALKSAKEKITWAKSGVKSASIAYSYAKEKFNAQLIDYTQYLNALSTLLNAQSFYDEARFNYEIKKAEFLYKNGNALAEFVD from the coding sequence GTGATTTTGAAAAAATTCTGCGTTTTGTTGTTGGGCTTTTGTGCTTTTGTGCGTGCAGATAGTGTTTTGGATTCCATACATTTAAAAGCACTTTTGCAAAATGTGCGTGAAAATCCACTCATTGAAGCTAGAAATACGGAATCCAAAGCGTTAAGATCTGAGAAAAAGGCACTTTATGGGGAGTATTTGCCAAAGGTTGCGTTAGGCTATGCTTATCAAAACACGCTAAACCCTGATATTTTCTACCCAAAGCGTGTTGATGGAATGTTTTTAGAAGCGCAATGGTTGCTTTTTGATGGATTAAAGCGCGAAGGTAAGCTAGAAACAGCAGAATATAAAATCAAGGCTAAGGAAGCACAAGCAAAAAGCACAAAAGACAAGTTAGAATTAAAAATCATACAAGAATATTTTAATGCCTTAAGTGTAGAAGGCAAACTAAATGCGCTAAAACATCAGCAAAAAGAGCTTAAAGAGAGTATAGCAAAGTATGAAAAATTCTACGGAGTAGGGCTTGCAACACTGGATACGCTAGAGGCTATCAAGGCGCAAAGCTATCAAAATTCTTATGCGATAGAATCTCTAAAGCTTGCCTATAAAGCGCATTTAGAACAACTCTCGCTTTTAAGTGGTGTGCAAGTAACTTTGCTTAATGCAAGGGCAAAGTTACAAGAAGTTTCTTTGGAGATTCAAAAACAACAAAGAGAAGATTTGCAAGCAAATTTTTATGCAACAAAGGCAATGGAGAGTGCAAAGTCTCAATACACTTATTTTCCACAAATTGCGCTAACTAACCGCTACACGCGCTATAACTATCACAATCGCAATATTCCACTCTTGCCCTTTAATATCCCCTTAGAAGATCCAAGTTATCAAAATATTTTTGGAATCTCTATAAGCTTTACACTATTTGATAGCTTTGCAACTTTAAGGGCAAGAGAAAGTGCGAGACTAAATGCATTAGCAGCAAATCTTAAATACGCATATTTAAAAAACTCACAAGATAAAGAGTTAATCATTGCCAAAGAAGCATTAAAAAGCGCGAAAGAAAAAATCACTTGGGCAAAATCAGGCGTAAAGTCTGCTTCTATTGCATATTCTTATGCAAAAGAGAAGTTTAACGCACAACTTATTGATTATACGCAGTATTTAAATGCGTTAAGTACGCTTTTAAATGCGCAAAGCTTTTATGATGAAGCTCGATTTAATTATGAGATTAAAAAGGCGGAGTTTCTTTATAAAAATGGAAATGCTCTAGCGGAGTTTGTGGATTAA
- the pseF gene encoding pseudaminic acid cytidylyltransferase, which produces MSCVCVIPARGGSKRILRKNLKEFCGKPILAYSIQNALKCGIFSQIIVSSDDTEILNYATTLGVTALKRPKYLSNDYTGTREVILHTIEALDLKAESFVCCLYATAPLLDSSTLKNAFLQAKENAQDCYCFSAVEYDYSPFRAFTLTQGKNTMLFKKHFNKRSQDLEKVYHDAGQFYFAEAKIWKERENIFENSLSFILPQSRVQDIDTLEDWNLAELKYKILNP; this is translated from the coding sequence ATGTCTTGTGTTTGTGTGATTCCAGCGCGTGGTGGGAGCAAGCGGATTTTGCGTAAAAATTTAAAAGAGTTTTGTGGCAAGCCCATTCTTGCTTATAGCATTCAAAACGCTCTAAAATGTGGAATCTTTTCTCAAATTATTGTTTCAAGTGATGATACAGAGATTTTAAATTATGCGACAACACTAGGCGTAACTGCACTAAAACGCCCAAAATATTTAAGCAATGATTACACAGGCACTAGAGAAGTAATTTTACACACCATAGAAGCTTTAGACTTAAAGGCGGAATCCTTTGTATGCTGTTTATACGCTACTGCACCACTTTTAGATTCCAGCACGCTTAAAAATGCTTTTTTACAGGCAAAAGAAAATGCGCAAGATTGCTATTGCTTTAGCGCTGTGGAGTATGATTATTCCCCATTTCGCGCCTTTACTCTTACGCAGGGCAAAAATACAATGCTTTTTAAAAAGCATTTTAACAAACGCTCCCAAGACTTAGAAAAAGTCTATCACGATGCGGGACAATTTTATTTTGCTGAGGCAAAAATTTGGAAAGAGAGAGAAAATATTTTTGAAAACTCTTTGAGTTTTATCCTGCCACAATCGCGTGTTCAAGATATTGATACGCTTGAAGATTGGAATCTTGCGGAGTTAAAATATAAAATTCTAAATCCATAG
- the pseB gene encoding UDP-N-acetylglucosamine 4,6-dehydratase (inverting), whose product MFNNKSILITGGTGSFGKRYAKTLLERYKPKKIVIFSRDELKQYEMAQTYNASCMRYFLGDVRDEARLREATIGIDYIIHAAALKQVPAAEYNPMECIKTNINGAQNVINAALANEVDKVIALSTDKAANPINLYGATKLASDKLFVAANNIAGTRKTRFSVVRYGNVICSRGSVIPFFQKCIKEGAKELPITDPEMTRFMITLQQGVDFVLKNFERMQGGETFVPKIPSMKITEAAKALAPNLPHKIIGIRPGEKIHETMCPSDDSHITYAFSDHYVIAPTIQFSFLTDFSKNALGEIGKLVPRGFSYDSGSNTQWLSPQELLELL is encoded by the coding sequence ATGTTTAATAACAAAAGCATTCTTATCACAGGGGGGACAGGAAGTTTTGGCAAGCGTTATGCAAAAACCTTGCTAGAACGATATAAGCCTAAAAAAATTGTAATTTTCTCTCGCGATGAACTTAAACAATATGAAATGGCGCAAACTTACAATGCTTCTTGTATGCGTTATTTTCTAGGTGATGTGCGTGATGAAGCTCGCTTAAGAGAAGCTACAATAGGGATTGATTATATTATCCACGCTGCCGCCCTTAAACAAGTTCCAGCGGCTGAATATAATCCTATGGAATGCATTAAAACAAATATCAATGGCGCACAAAATGTTATCAATGCTGCCCTTGCAAATGAAGTAGATAAGGTGATTGCACTATCTACCGATAAGGCAGCAAACCCTATTAATCTCTATGGTGCAACAAAGCTTGCAAGCGATAAACTCTTTGTTGCGGCAAATAATATTGCAGGCACGCGTAAAACACGCTTTTCTGTTGTGCGTTATGGGAATGTGATTTGCTCGCGTGGTTCTGTGATTCCCTTTTTTCAAAAGTGCATTAAAGAAGGCGCAAAAGAGCTTCCCATCACAGACCCTGAAATGACGCGTTTTATGATTACTTTGCAGCAAGGCGTAGATTTTGTGCTAAAAAACTTTGAAAGAATGCAGGGCGGGGAGACCTTTGTGCCTAAGATTCCTTCAATGAAAATTACAGAAGCGGCAAAAGCTCTAGCACCAAATTTACCACATAAAATCATTGGAATCCGCCCGGGTGAGAAAATCCACGAAACAATGTGTCCTAGTGATGATAGCCATATTACCTATGCTTTTAGCGATCATTATGTGATAGCTCCAACCATTCAATTTAGCTTCTTAACAGACTTTAGCAAAAATGCGCTAGGTGAGATAGGCAAACTTGTCCCGCGCGGATTTTCCTATGATTCTGGCTCAAACACGCAATGGTTAAGCCCACAAGAACTTTTGGAGTTACTATGA
- a CDS encoding prephenate dehydrogenase produces MQAGIIGLGLIGGSLGLALKETQMFKSIVGLDNNPIHLQQALSLGLVDEGVSLEEIKHCDVIFLATPVEAILHLLPELVGVAPHCTIIDLGSTKHLIATSIPSEIRKNFVCAHPMSGTENFGPKAAFKELLPNHIIVLTDLEQSGELQVAMAKEIFVALKMHIIKMDSKSHDNHAAFISHLPHIISYALANTVLSQQNPTDILALAGGGFKSMVRIAKSSPRMWSDVSKQNREELLKSLDCFEAELAFAKALIQEKKWGELEEWMKKANSLYEVF; encoded by the coding sequence ATGCAAGCAGGTATCATTGGACTAGGACTAATTGGTGGCTCTTTAGGGCTAGCACTTAAAGAAACACAAATGTTTAAAAGCATTGTAGGATTAGATAATAATCCTATTCATTTACAACAAGCACTCTCTTTGGGACTTGTTGATGAGGGCGTAAGCTTAGAAGAAATCAAGCATTGTGATGTGATTTTTCTAGCCACACCCGTGGAGGCAATCTTGCATTTACTCCCAGAACTTGTTGGCGTTGCACCCCATTGTACAATCATCGATCTAGGTAGCACTAAGCATTTAATTGCAACAAGCATTCCTAGTGAGATTCGCAAAAACTTTGTTTGCGCCCATCCTATGAGTGGCACAGAAAATTTTGGACCAAAAGCCGCTTTTAAAGAGCTTTTACCCAACCATATCATTGTTTTAACAGATTTAGAACAAAGCGGAGAGCTGCAAGTGGCGATGGCAAAGGAAATTTTTGTCGCTTTAAAAATGCACATTATCAAAATGGATTCCAAATCCCACGATAACCACGCAGCCTTCATTAGCCACTTACCCCACATTATTAGCTATGCACTTGCAAACACTGTGTTATCCCAGCAAAACCCAACAGATATTCTAGCCCTTGCAGGTGGAGGATTTAAGAGTATGGTAAGGATTGCAAAAAGCTCGCCTAGAATGTGGAGCGATGTTTCTAAGCAAAACAGAGAAGAGCTTTTAAAATCCCTTGATTGTTTTGAAGCAGAATTAGCCTTTGCAAAAGCCCTAATCCAAGAGAAGAAATGGGGAGAGCTAGAAGAGTGGATGAAAAAAGCAAACTCACTTTATGAAGTGTTTTAA
- the pseC gene encoding UDP-4-amino-4,6-dideoxy-N-acetyl-beta-L-altrosamine transaminase: MIPYGRQEILEADINAVVETLKSPFITQGPKAQEFETQIAKKVKAGFSISFNSATSALHCAALALGLRKGDWLWTSTNSFVASANCGIYCEAKVDFVDIDPKTYNLSVESLSLKLKRTKKHKLPKVLVVVHFAGQSCDMESIFKLSKKYGFKIIEDASHALGGSYRTYPIGSCAFSDITIFSLHPVKIITAAEGGIATTNNVKYAKKMQMLKSHGITKDCNDFEHKKQGAWYYEQQIIGFNYRLSELHAALGLSQLTRLESYVAKRNTLAKIYDENLRDLELTLPFVESYNYSAFHLYVIVLNKKSGIKRKELFKRLTNAGIGAQVHYIPIHLQPFYARFGFKKGDFKNAESYYKNTITLPLFPTLSEQEQQKVINLLKDSIQKRT; the protein is encoded by the coding sequence ATGATACCCTATGGCAGACAAGAAATTTTAGAAGCTGATATTAATGCAGTTGTAGAAACGCTAAAATCTCCCTTCATCACGCAAGGACCAAAAGCACAAGAGTTTGAAACACAAATCGCAAAGAAAGTCAAAGCGGGATTTAGCATAAGTTTTAATAGCGCAACTTCTGCCTTGCATTGTGCCGCGCTTGCACTTGGATTAAGAAAGGGAGATTGGCTATGGACTAGCACAAATAGCTTTGTTGCAAGCGCAAATTGTGGAATCTATTGTGAAGCAAAAGTGGATTTTGTAGATATTGACCCTAAAACTTACAATCTTAGCGTAGAATCTTTGAGCCTTAAACTTAAGCGCACCAAAAAGCACAAGCTTCCTAAAGTGCTTGTTGTAGTGCATTTTGCAGGGCAAAGCTGTGATATGGAAAGTATTTTTAAGCTTTCAAAAAAATATGGCTTTAAAATCATTGAAGACGCCTCTCACGCACTTGGTGGAAGTTATCGCACCTATCCCATTGGCTCTTGCGCCTTTAGTGATATTACCATTTTTAGCCTGCACCCTGTAAAAATCATTACCGCAGCAGAAGGTGGAATCGCAACCACAAATAATGTAAAATATGCAAAGAAAATGCAAATGCTAAAAAGCCACGGAATTACAAAGGATTGCAATGACTTTGAGCACAAAAAGCAAGGGGCGTGGTATTATGAACAACAAATTATAGGTTTTAACTACCGCTTAAGTGAGCTTCACGCCGCACTTGGACTCTCACAACTCACACGCCTTGAAAGCTATGTTGCAAAGCGCAATACTCTAGCTAAAATCTATGATGAAAACTTAAGGGATTTAGAGCTAACCTTACCCTTTGTAGAATCCTATAATTACAGCGCATTTCATCTTTATGTGATTGTGCTAAATAAAAAAAGTGGAATCAAGCGCAAAGAGCTTTTTAAAAGACTCACAAATGCGGGCATTGGTGCGCAAGTGCATTATATCCCTATCCATTTGCAGCCCTTTTATGCGCGCTTTGGATTTAAAAAAGGGGATTTTAAAAATGCGGAATCCTATTATAAAAATACTATCACGCTACCACTTTTCCCAACTCTAAGCGAACAAGAACAACAAAAAGTGATTAATCTTTTAAAAGATTCCATTCAAAAAAGAACATAA